From a region of the Triticum aestivum cultivar Chinese Spring chromosome 7D, IWGSC CS RefSeq v2.1, whole genome shotgun sequence genome:
- the LOC123164895 gene encoding factor of DNA methylation 1 isoform X1: MGSRMECSSDESSELSDTDIDDYAEKAYTDLKSGKLVARFGADRFRCPFCPGKKKQDYRYNELLQHAIGVGASNRAAKVKANHQALASHLKTDHADAAGSLPPRQAVALINPPKPVQDQELFVWPWMGILANVPVEQTQRGGAIVMQQLAGYKPIRFNAVHSPDGEYTGFAIVRFNKDWIGFKDALGFHNTYKSHHLGKTDWEASKSDKYMFAWLAKEEDYKADDPVGKFLSENGDLKTVAELQQEMSRKTDTLITSLTSQISAKSKYLMELECKCNQMDLALQRAMEDNDSLDQRYNEEMRKMQSTAREHSLKIFHETDQLRKQLDEKENDIKRRSKQLSEIVAQTDMERRKLENERKKNDGQNDSLNMARIEQEKANEGVRSLVEKHKKEKEAALNKILLLEKQLDEKHQLELDIQQLRGKLEVVKHMEGEGVDVKKRTEELNKDLQDRIDAMEDLEELNQALIIKERMTNDELQDAKKELISGLVDLLGPRSNIGIRRMGQVDEKPFIEACKPKYGAEADTKALEFCSMWQDNLRDANWHPFKIVTRGEKSEQIIDKGDEKLVGLKEELGEEVYKAVTTALVEMNEYNASGSYVVSELWNNKESRKASMGEVVEHILKQWKAKRKR; this comes from the exons ATGGG GTCTCGTATGGAGTGCAGTTCAGACGAGTCGTCAGAGCTAAGTGACACTGATATCGATGACTATGCTGAGAAGGCGTACACAGACCTCAAGTCTGGCAAGCTTGTGGCGAGGTTCGGCGCCGACAGGTTTAGATGCCCGTTCTGCCCCGGGAAGAAGAAGCAGGACTACCGCTACAATGAGCTGCTTCAGCACGCAATTGGTGTGGGCGCATCCAACCGTGCTGCCAAAGTGAAGGCAAACCATCAGGCACTAGCCAGTCATCTCAAGACTGACCATGCTGATGCAGCAGGTTCGTTGCCACCGCGACAGGCCGTGGCGCTGATCAACCCTCCAAAGCCAGTCCAGGACCAGGAGCTGTTTGTTTGGCCCTGGATGGGCATCCTTGCCAATGTTCCAGTAGAGCAAACACAGAGAGGTGGAGCCATTGTAATGCAACAGCTAGCTGGTTACAAACCCATACGTTTCAATGCTGTGCATTCTCCTGACGGCGAGTACACTGGCTTTGCAATAGTCCGTTTCAACAAGGATTGGATCGGGTTCAAGGATGCCTTGGGATTCCACAACACCTACAAATCACATCATCTGGGTAAAACGGATTGGGAGGCAAGTAAATCTGACAAGTACATGTTTGCTTGGCTGGCAAAAGAGGAGGATTACAAAGCCGATGATCCAGTTGGCAAGTTCTTGTCAGAAAATGGTGATCTCAAGACAGTGGCTGAACTGCAACAGGAGATGTCCCGCAAGACTGACACTCTCATAACTAGTTTGACGAGCCAGATTAGTGCTAAGAGCAAGTACTTGATGGAACTTGAGTGCAAGTGTAATCAGATGGATCTCGCTCTCCAAAGGGCCATGGAAGACAACGACTCGCTGGACCAACGCTACAATGAAG AAATGCGAAAGATGCAGTCAACTGCCCGTGAACATTCGCTGAAAATTTTCCATGAGACTGATCAGCTGAGAAAGCAGTTGGATGAGAAAGAGAACGACATCAAAAGGAGATCAAAGCAACTAAGTGAAATAGTTGCTCAAACTGACATGGAAAGAAGAAAACTGGAGAATGAGAGGAAGAAG AATGATGGTCAAAACGACTCCCTTAACATGGCAAGAATTGAGCAAGAAAAAGCCAATGAAGGTGTACGGAGTCTTGTTGAGAAACACAAG AAAGAGAAGGAAGCTGCTCTGAACAAAATCTTGCTGTTAGAGAAGCAGCTTGATGAGAAGCATCAGCTGGAGCTGGATATTCAACAGCTTAGAGGCAAATTGGAGGTGGTGAAGCACATGGAGGGAGAGGGCGTCGATGTGAAGAAACGTACCGAAGAGCTGAATAAGGATCTACAGGATAGAATCGACGCAATGGAAGACCTGGAAGAGCTAAATCAAGCTCTGATTATCAAGGAAAGGATGACCAATGATGAACTGCAGGATGCAAAGAAAGAGCTTATTTCG GGCTTGGTGGATCTGTTGGGCCCTCGTAGCAACATTGGAATCAGGAGGATGGGTCAAGTGGATGAGAAGCCGTTTATTGAAGCTTGCAAACCAAAGTATGGCGCGGAGGCGGATACAAAAGCTCTTGAATTTTGCTCCATGTGGCAAGACAATCTGAGGGATGCTAATTGGCACCCTTTTAAGATAGTGACCAGAGGTGAAAAGTCTGAG CAAATCATCGACAAAGGGGACGAGAAGCTGGTGGGACTGAAGGAGGAGCTGGGCGAAGAGGTTTACAAGGCTGTGACCACCGCGCTGGTGGAGATGAACGAGTACAATGCCAGCGGCAGCTACGTGGTCTCGGAGCTGTGGAACAACAAAGAGAGCAGGAAGGCTAGCATGGGGGAAGTGGTGGAGCATATCCTCAAGCAGTGGAAGGCCAAGCGTAAGAGGTGA
- the LOC123164895 gene encoding factor of DNA methylation 1 isoform X2: MECSSDESSELSDTDIDDYAEKAYTDLKSGKLVARFGADRFRCPFCPGKKKQDYRYNELLQHAIGVGASNRAAKVKANHQALASHLKTDHADAAGSLPPRQAVALINPPKPVQDQELFVWPWMGILANVPVEQTQRGGAIVMQQLAGYKPIRFNAVHSPDGEYTGFAIVRFNKDWIGFKDALGFHNTYKSHHLGKTDWEASKSDKYMFAWLAKEEDYKADDPVGKFLSENGDLKTVAELQQEMSRKTDTLITSLTSQISAKSKYLMELECKCNQMDLALQRAMEDNDSLDQRYNEEMRKMQSTAREHSLKIFHETDQLRKQLDEKENDIKRRSKQLSEIVAQTDMERRKLENERKKNDGQNDSLNMARIEQEKANEGVRSLVEKHKKEKEAALNKILLLEKQLDEKHQLELDIQQLRGKLEVVKHMEGEGVDVKKRTEELNKDLQDRIDAMEDLEELNQALIIKERMTNDELQDAKKELISGLVDLLGPRSNIGIRRMGQVDEKPFIEACKPKYGAEADTKALEFCSMWQDNLRDANWHPFKIVTRGEKSEQIIDKGDEKLVGLKEELGEEVYKAVTTALVEMNEYNASGSYVVSELWNNKESRKASMGEVVEHILKQWKAKRKR, translated from the exons ATGGAGTGCAGTTCAGACGAGTCGTCAGAGCTAAGTGACACTGATATCGATGACTATGCTGAGAAGGCGTACACAGACCTCAAGTCTGGCAAGCTTGTGGCGAGGTTCGGCGCCGACAGGTTTAGATGCCCGTTCTGCCCCGGGAAGAAGAAGCAGGACTACCGCTACAATGAGCTGCTTCAGCACGCAATTGGTGTGGGCGCATCCAACCGTGCTGCCAAAGTGAAGGCAAACCATCAGGCACTAGCCAGTCATCTCAAGACTGACCATGCTGATGCAGCAGGTTCGTTGCCACCGCGACAGGCCGTGGCGCTGATCAACCCTCCAAAGCCAGTCCAGGACCAGGAGCTGTTTGTTTGGCCCTGGATGGGCATCCTTGCCAATGTTCCAGTAGAGCAAACACAGAGAGGTGGAGCCATTGTAATGCAACAGCTAGCTGGTTACAAACCCATACGTTTCAATGCTGTGCATTCTCCTGACGGCGAGTACACTGGCTTTGCAATAGTCCGTTTCAACAAGGATTGGATCGGGTTCAAGGATGCCTTGGGATTCCACAACACCTACAAATCACATCATCTGGGTAAAACGGATTGGGAGGCAAGTAAATCTGACAAGTACATGTTTGCTTGGCTGGCAAAAGAGGAGGATTACAAAGCCGATGATCCAGTTGGCAAGTTCTTGTCAGAAAATGGTGATCTCAAGACAGTGGCTGAACTGCAACAGGAGATGTCCCGCAAGACTGACACTCTCATAACTAGTTTGACGAGCCAGATTAGTGCTAAGAGCAAGTACTTGATGGAACTTGAGTGCAAGTGTAATCAGATGGATCTCGCTCTCCAAAGGGCCATGGAAGACAACGACTCGCTGGACCAACGCTACAATGAAG AAATGCGAAAGATGCAGTCAACTGCCCGTGAACATTCGCTGAAAATTTTCCATGAGACTGATCAGCTGAGAAAGCAGTTGGATGAGAAAGAGAACGACATCAAAAGGAGATCAAAGCAACTAAGTGAAATAGTTGCTCAAACTGACATGGAAAGAAGAAAACTGGAGAATGAGAGGAAGAAG AATGATGGTCAAAACGACTCCCTTAACATGGCAAGAATTGAGCAAGAAAAAGCCAATGAAGGTGTACGGAGTCTTGTTGAGAAACACAAG AAAGAGAAGGAAGCTGCTCTGAACAAAATCTTGCTGTTAGAGAAGCAGCTTGATGAGAAGCATCAGCTGGAGCTGGATATTCAACAGCTTAGAGGCAAATTGGAGGTGGTGAAGCACATGGAGGGAGAGGGCGTCGATGTGAAGAAACGTACCGAAGAGCTGAATAAGGATCTACAGGATAGAATCGACGCAATGGAAGACCTGGAAGAGCTAAATCAAGCTCTGATTATCAAGGAAAGGATGACCAATGATGAACTGCAGGATGCAAAGAAAGAGCTTATTTCG GGCTTGGTGGATCTGTTGGGCCCTCGTAGCAACATTGGAATCAGGAGGATGGGTCAAGTGGATGAGAAGCCGTTTATTGAAGCTTGCAAACCAAAGTATGGCGCGGAGGCGGATACAAAAGCTCTTGAATTTTGCTCCATGTGGCAAGACAATCTGAGGGATGCTAATTGGCACCCTTTTAAGATAGTGACCAGAGGTGAAAAGTCTGAG CAAATCATCGACAAAGGGGACGAGAAGCTGGTGGGACTGAAGGAGGAGCTGGGCGAAGAGGTTTACAAGGCTGTGACCACCGCGCTGGTGGAGATGAACGAGTACAATGCCAGCGGCAGCTACGTGGTCTCGGAGCTGTGGAACAACAAAGAGAGCAGGAAGGCTAGCATGGGGGAAGTGGTGGAGCATATCCTCAAGCAGTGGAAGGCCAAGCGTAAGAGGTGA
- the LOC123165950 gene encoding pentatricopeptide repeat-containing protein At4g16835, mitochondrial produces the protein MIGRRLRLGVGARYLTTAAVRRGDLAGAAEAFASAPRKTTADYNRLLAGYARAPGGRLADACHLFDRIPHPDVVSYNTLLSCHFAGGDVRGARELFSAMPDRDVASWNTMVSGLSRNGAVGEARALFLAMPARNSVSWNAMVSGFASAGDMGMAEECFRDAPDKEDAFLWTAMVSGYMDAGDVDKATEFFQGMPVRNLVSWNAMVAGYVKNSRAGDALRVFKTIVRDADVRPNESTLSSVLLGCSNLSALGFGRQVHQWCIKLPLSRRITVGTSLVSMYCKCGDLEGACKLFSEMRTRDVVAWNAMISGYAQHGHGQEAISLFEKMRAQGVKPNWITFVAVLTACIHTGLCDFGIQCFETMQEIYGVEPRADHYSCMVDLLCRAGLLERAVCLIRSMPFEPHPSAYGTLLAACRVYKNSEFAEFAAGKLIQQNPHSAGAYVQLANIYAAANQWADVSRVRRWMKDNAVVKTPGYSWVEIKGVIHEFRSNDRLHPQLRLIHERLDRLEERMKAMGYVPDLDFVLHDVDESLKVQMLMRHSEKLAIAFGLISTAPGLTLRIFKNLRVCGDCHNAAKLISKIEDREIILRDTTRFHHFKGGHCSCGDYW, from the coding sequence ATGATCGGGCGCCGACTTCGTCTCGGTGTCGGTGCCCGCTACCTCACCACGGCAGCCGTCCGGCGTGGGGACCTCGCCGGCGCCGCGGAGGCCTTCGCGTCCGCGCCCCGCAAGACCACGGCCGACTACAACCGCCTCCTCGCGGGCTACGCGAGGGCGCCCGGCGGCCGCCTCGCGGACGCGTGCCACCTGTTCGACCGAATCCCGCACCCTGACGTCGTCTCCTACAACACGCTCCTGTCCTGCCACTTCGCCGGCGGCGACGTCCGCGGCGCCCGGGAGCTCTTCTCCGCGATGCCGGACAGGGACGTCGCGTCCTGGAACACCATGGTGTCCGGGCTGTCCAGGAACGGGGCCGTGGGGGAGGCCAGGGCCTTGTTCCTGGCCATGCCTGCGAGGAACTCCGTCTCCTGGAACGCCATGGTTTCCGGGTTTGCCTCCGCTGGAGACATGGGCATGGCCGAGGAGTGCTTTAGGGACGCGCCCGACAAGGAGGACGCTTTTCTTTGGACAGCCATGGTGTCAGGGTACATGGATGCTGGCGATGTGGACAAGGCAACGGAGTTCTTCCAGGGAATGCCTGTGAGGAACTTGGTTTCCTGGAACGCCATGGTTGCTGGCTATGTCAAAAATTCACGCGCAGGTGATGCTTTGAGGGTGTTCAAGACGATAGTCAGGGATGCCGATGTTCGGCCAAACGAGTCGACATTAAGTAGCGTGCTCCTTGGATGCAGCAACCTGTCTGCGCTGGGATTTGGGAGGCAGGTACATCAGTGGTGCATCAAGCTGCCGCTGAGTCGGAGAATAACTGTTGGCACGTCGCTCGTGAGCATGTACTGCAAGTGCGGCGACTTGGAGGGCGCGTGCAAGCTGTTCAGTGAGATGCGTACAAGGGATGTGGTTGCATGGAATGCAATGATTTCAGGCTATGCACAGCATGGCCACGGGCAGGAAGCTATCAGCCTGTTTGAAAAGATGAGGGCTCAAGGTGTTAAGCCTAACTGGATTACTTTTGTGGCAGTATTAACTGCTTGCATCCACACTGGACTTTGTGATTTTGGAATACAGTGTTTTGAGACAATGCAGGAAATCTACGGAGTCGAGCCACGGGCTGATCATTACTCTTGCATGGTGGATCTTCTGTGCCGAGCCGGTTTGCTTGAAAGAGCTGTGTGCTTGATTCGCTCTATGCCTTTTGAGCCACATCCTTCTGCCTATGGCACTCTGTTGGCTGCTTGTAGAGTTTATAAGAACTCGGAGTTTGCTGAATTTGCTGCTGGAAAGCTGATCCAACAGAACCCACACAGCGCAGGCGCCTATGTACAGTTGGCAAATATTTATGCTGCGGCGAATCAGTGGGCCGACGTCTCCAGAGTAAGGAGGTGGATGAAGGATAATGCGGTTGTCAAAACACCTGGGTATAGCTGGGTTGAGATAAAGGGTGTGATTCATGAGTTCAGATCAAATGACAGATTGCATCCTCAGCTTCGTTTGATTCATGAAAGATTGGACCGGTTGGAGGAGCGGATGAAGGCAATGGGTTATGTTCCAGATCTTGATTTTGTACTGCATGATGTAGACGAGAGTCTTAAGGTGCAGATGCTAATGAGGCACAGTGAGAAGCTCGCTATTGCTTTTGGCCTCATTAGTACTGCACCTGGGTTAACCTTGAGGATATTCAAGAATCTCAGGGTCTGTGGAGATTGCCATAATGCTGCGAAGCTCATCTCCAAGATCGAGGATCGAGAAATCATCCTGAGGGATACAACACGTTTCCATCACTTTAAAGGTGGGCATTGTTCATGTGGGGATTACTGGTGA